From a single Arthrobacter sp. SLBN-112 genomic region:
- a CDS encoding RluA family pseudouridine synthase → MTERIVVAEEYGGTRADAGLAGLLGVSRSVAASLLAEGHVLNRGKALGKSAKLVAGDVLDVTVPERRDPLEVVEEIVEGLNILLDDDDFVVVDKPVGVAAHPSPGWVGPTVVGGLAAAGYRISTSGAPERAGIVHRLDVGTSGVMVVAKSERAYTALKRAFKERTVDKVYHAVVQGLPDPLTGTIDAPIGRHPGHDWRFAVIEDGRASVTHYEVLEAFGKASLVEVHLETGRTHQIRVHFSALRHPCAGDLTYGADPRLAATLGLTRQWLHARELGFDHPVTGERVTVTSDYPQDLAYALEVLESGQA, encoded by the coding sequence ATGACTGAGCGCATTGTCGTGGCCGAAGAGTACGGCGGGACCCGGGCGGACGCCGGGCTGGCCGGCCTTCTGGGGGTGTCCCGCTCCGTGGCCGCATCCCTGCTGGCGGAAGGCCACGTCCTGAACCGGGGCAAGGCATTGGGCAAGTCGGCAAAACTCGTGGCCGGGGACGTCCTGGACGTCACCGTCCCGGAACGGCGGGACCCGCTGGAAGTGGTGGAGGAGATTGTGGAAGGCCTGAACATCCTGCTCGATGACGACGATTTCGTCGTCGTTGACAAACCTGTGGGCGTGGCAGCCCACCCATCGCCCGGCTGGGTGGGACCCACAGTGGTGGGCGGCCTGGCCGCCGCCGGGTACCGCATCTCCACCTCAGGTGCGCCGGAACGGGCAGGCATTGTCCACCGGCTCGACGTCGGCACCTCCGGCGTAATGGTCGTGGCCAAGTCCGAGCGGGCCTACACAGCCCTCAAACGGGCCTTCAAGGAGCGCACGGTGGACAAGGTCTACCACGCGGTGGTGCAGGGACTTCCCGATCCCCTGACCGGGACCATTGACGCCCCCATCGGACGCCACCCCGGGCACGACTGGCGTTTTGCCGTGATCGAGGACGGCCGCGCTTCGGTGACCCATTACGAAGTCCTGGAGGCCTTCGGCAAGGCCAGCCTGGTGGAAGTCCACCTGGAAACCGGCCGGACGCACCAGATCCGGGTCCACTTTTCCGCCCTCCGCCACCCCTGCGCCGGCGACCTGACGTACGGCGCCGACCCGCGCCTTGCCGCCACCCTGGGACTCACCCGGCAGTGGCTGCACGCCCGTGAGCTGGGTTTTGACCACCCTGTGACGGGGGAACGCGTCACGGTCACCAGCGACTACCCGCAGGACCTGGCCTACGCCCTGGAAGTGCTCGAATCCGGACAGGCCTGA